The Streptomyces sp. HUAS CB01 genome has a segment encoding these proteins:
- a CDS encoding glutathione S-transferase family protein — translation MSYVNPGGEYARDSRYITTRITADGREGFPVEAGRYRLVVSRACPWASRAVIVRRLLGLERALPMAIAGPTHDERSWTFDLDPDGRDPVLGIERLQEAYLALDPGYDRGVTVPAIVDVTTGKVVTNDFARITIDMSLEWASHHRAGAPALYPAALRPEIDAVNQVVYKDVNNGVYRAGFAGSQKAYDAAYERLFSRLDWLSDRLEGSRYLVGDTVTEADVRLFTTLVRFDAVYHGHFKCNRRKLSEMPVLWAYARDLFQTPGFGDTVDFDHIKRHYYVVHRDINPTGIVPDGPDLSNWLAPHGRAALGGTPFGDGTPPDPVAPDEAVPAGHSPLAG, via the coding sequence ATGAGCTATGTGAACCCCGGCGGGGAGTACGCGCGCGACAGTCGGTACATCACCACGAGGATCACCGCCGACGGACGTGAGGGCTTCCCGGTGGAAGCGGGCCGCTACCGCCTGGTGGTCAGCCGCGCCTGCCCGTGGGCGAGCCGCGCGGTGATCGTCCGCAGGCTCCTGGGGCTGGAGCGGGCCCTGCCGATGGCCATCGCCGGCCCCACCCACGACGAGCGCAGTTGGACCTTCGACCTCGATCCGGACGGGCGCGACCCGGTCCTCGGCATCGAACGCCTCCAGGAGGCCTACCTGGCCCTGGACCCCGGCTACGACCGGGGCGTCACGGTCCCGGCGATCGTCGACGTGACGACGGGCAAAGTGGTGACCAACGACTTCGCGCGGATCACGATCGACATGTCGCTCGAGTGGGCCTCCCACCACCGCGCAGGAGCCCCCGCGCTGTACCCGGCCGCGCTGCGCCCCGAGATCGACGCGGTGAACCAGGTCGTGTACAAGGACGTGAACAACGGGGTCTACCGTGCCGGGTTCGCCGGCTCGCAGAAGGCGTACGACGCCGCGTACGAACGCCTCTTCTCCCGTCTCGACTGGTTGTCGGACCGCCTGGAGGGCTCCCGCTACCTCGTCGGCGACACGGTCACGGAGGCCGACGTACGGCTGTTCACCACGCTGGTGCGCTTCGACGCCGTGTATCACGGCCACTTCAAGTGCAACCGCCGGAAGCTCTCGGAGATGCCGGTGCTGTGGGCGTACGCGCGGGACCTGTTCCAGACGCCGGGCTTCGGCGACACCGTCGACTTCGACCACATCAAGCGGCACTACTACGTGGTGCACCGCGACATCAATCCGACCGGGATCGTGCCGGACGGCCCGGACCTGTCGAACTGGCTCGCGCCGCACGGCCGTGCGGCTCTCGGCGGCACGCCCTTCGGCGACGGCACGCCTCCCGATCCGGTCGCGCCCGACGAGGCCGTACCGGCCGGCCACAGCCCGCTCGCCGGCTGA
- a CDS encoding NAD(+)/NADH kinase — MPLNRLGLVVHQGRPAAVAAARTARAWCAAQGVSCTDIDVWREGEPRRGGQAEADAAGHPELIITFGGDGTFLRGARVAAKDGASVLGVNVGRVGFLTEITTDQVEEALDALHRDEAVIEDRMVLTMRASRPLRTPVGLDTLLCYGRGPALPAPAVRPDAAEAVDWGVALDVTAVNDVVLEKLARDRQAGVAVYLAGQLLASYSADAVIVATPTGSTAYSFAAGGPVVDPATDAIVFTPVAPHMAFGRTVIAAADEAVAMRVLPHSGRVAVSIDGQHRGVLDPGDWVAAYRAPYRLRLARLAPLEFYHRLRERFHLTDAPATAIDQAPLFHRPDTPPPDDLAHLRDLRRPFRDRAVDEARRTR; from the coding sequence ATGCCTTTGAACCGGCTGGGACTGGTCGTCCATCAAGGTCGTCCCGCCGCCGTGGCGGCGGCGCGGACGGCCAGGGCGTGGTGTGCGGCGCAGGGCGTCAGCTGCACCGACATCGACGTGTGGCGGGAAGGCGAACCGAGGCGCGGCGGCCAGGCGGAGGCCGACGCCGCGGGCCATCCCGAGCTGATCATCACGTTCGGCGGCGACGGCACGTTCCTGCGGGGCGCGCGCGTGGCCGCCAAGGACGGGGCGTCCGTCCTCGGTGTGAACGTGGGCCGGGTCGGCTTTCTCACCGAGATCACCACCGACCAGGTCGAGGAGGCCCTGGACGCCCTGCACCGTGACGAGGCCGTCATCGAGGACCGGATGGTGCTGACCATGCGCGCGTCGCGCCCGCTCCGTACGCCGGTCGGTCTGGACACCCTGCTGTGCTACGGCCGCGGTCCCGCGCTGCCCGCCCCGGCGGTCCGCCCGGACGCGGCGGAGGCGGTGGACTGGGGCGTCGCCCTGGACGTCACCGCGGTGAACGACGTCGTCCTGGAGAAGCTCGCCAGGGACCGGCAGGCGGGTGTGGCCGTCTACCTGGCCGGGCAGTTGCTGGCGTCGTACTCGGCCGACGCGGTGATCGTGGCCACCCCGACAGGTTCCACCGCCTACAGCTTCGCCGCCGGAGGTCCGGTGGTGGACCCGGCCACCGATGCCATCGTCTTCACACCGGTCGCTCCCCACATGGCCTTCGGCCGGACCGTCATCGCCGCGGCCGACGAGGCGGTCGCCATGCGCGTACTGCCGCACTCCGGGCGGGTGGCGGTCAGCATCGACGGGCAGCACCGGGGCGTACTGGACCCCGGCGACTGGGTCGCCGCCTACCGCGCGCCCTACCGGCTGCGCCTGGCGCGTCTCGCGCCCCTGGAGTTCTACCACCGGCTGCGTGAGCGCTTCCATCTGACGGACGCTCCGGCGACGGCCATCGACCAGGCGCCGCTCTTCCACCGGCCCGACACCCCGCCGCCCGACGATCTGGCCCACCTGCGTGATCTGCGCCGGCCCTTCCGTGACCGCGCCGTCGACGAGGCTCGACGGACGCGCTGA
- a CDS encoding restriction endonuclease has protein sequence MTIPVRRPRPADRAVFSMRQTILWFALTGSVLCGCGLMLKSLVRAAGVGGALGGVALVGTAFVLVGLRGAGRRRRAVPRPESVPDDPWETEPVAVAARTAGTVRAGRGAQFAAEDLAAMDAETFELAIAALCERDGCTDVEVVGGSGDLGADVLAVAPGGRRVVIQCKRYGPVNKVGSQDMQRFGGTCFAVHEADVAAVVTTGEFTGPATDYAEQCGILCLDLTALTAWADGSAPAPWLSGNSRCST, from the coding sequence ATGACGATACCCGTCCGGCGTCCCCGGCCCGCCGATCGAGCCGTCTTCAGCATGAGGCAGACGATTCTGTGGTTCGCCCTGACCGGGTCCGTGCTCTGCGGGTGCGGTCTGATGCTCAAGTCCCTTGTGAGGGCGGCGGGGGTGGGCGGGGCCCTCGGGGGTGTCGCGCTGGTCGGCACCGCCTTCGTGCTCGTCGGGCTGCGGGGAGCCGGCCGGCGGCGGAGGGCCGTGCCACGCCCAGAGTCCGTACCCGACGACCCGTGGGAGACCGAGCCGGTCGCCGTCGCCGCGCGGACCGCGGGGACGGTACGGGCCGGCAGGGGCGCGCAGTTCGCCGCGGAGGACCTGGCCGCGATGGACGCCGAGACGTTCGAGCTGGCGATCGCGGCGCTCTGCGAGCGAGACGGCTGCACGGACGTCGAAGTGGTGGGCGGCAGTGGGGACCTGGGCGCCGATGTGCTGGCCGTCGCACCGGGCGGGCGACGCGTGGTCATCCAGTGCAAGCGGTACGGCCCCGTCAACAAGGTCGGTTCGCAGGACATGCAACGCTTCGGCGGCACCTGCTTCGCCGTGCACGAGGCGGACGTCGCCGCCGTCGTGACCACGGGCGAGTTCACCGGCCCCGCCACTGACTACGCGGAGCAGTGCGGCATCCTCTGCCTGGACCTGACCGCACTCACGGCTTGGGCGGACGGGTCGGCCCCCGCCCCGTGGCTCAGCGGCAACTCCCGGTGCTCGACCTGA
- a CDS encoding TOBE domain-containing protein produces MQSYTIGQAARLLGVSPDTARRWADAGRIATHRDDGGRRLVDGRDLAAFSVELAQSAPGGEEDVSCTSARNAFPGIVTAVKLGDVAAQVEIQAGPHRLVSLLTREAVEELALEVGMRATARVKATSVHIDRT; encoded by the coding sequence ATGCAGTCCTACACCATCGGACAGGCGGCGCGACTGCTCGGGGTCAGCCCCGACACCGCACGCCGCTGGGCGGACGCCGGCCGGATCGCGACCCATCGCGACGACGGCGGGCGGCGCCTCGTCGACGGCCGGGACCTGGCCGCCTTCTCCGTCGAACTCGCACAGTCCGCTCCGGGCGGAGAGGAGGACGTCTCCTGCACCTCCGCCCGCAACGCGTTCCCCGGCATCGTCACCGCCGTGAAACTCGGCGACGTCGCGGCACAGGTGGAGATCCAGGCCGGGCCCCACCGGCTGGTGTCCCTGCTCACCAGGGAGGCCGTCGAGGAACTGGCCCTCGAGGTCGGCATGCGGGCCACCGCCCGTGTGAAGGCGACCAGCGTGCACATCGACCGCACCTGA
- the modA gene encoding molybdate ABC transporter substrate-binding protein, which produces MSLTPARRRAAVAALAAALLVPLTACGSGDAESGSGAEATPSAPGAPAADLTVLAAASLTDVFKAAGAAYEESHPGTKITFSFAGSQELAAQVKQGAPADALVTADTKTMDGLRADTGTPEIIARNRLVIATAEGNPDKVDDLKDLADPELKVVLAAPEVPVGRYSKKILDAQKISVKPVSQEPNVRAVLSKVELGEADAGLVYRTDAATAPDKVDAVEIPDAQNAIAEYPAATLKTSRNAEAAAAFVAWLSSPEAQKILRDAGFQQP; this is translated from the coding sequence ATGTCGCTCACCCCCGCCCGCCGTCGCGCTGCCGTCGCGGCCCTCGCCGCGGCCCTCCTCGTGCCGCTCACCGCGTGCGGCAGCGGCGACGCCGAATCCGGCAGCGGTGCCGAGGCGACACCGTCCGCCCCCGGCGCACCCGCGGCCGACCTCACGGTGCTGGCCGCCGCCTCCCTCACCGACGTGTTCAAGGCCGCCGGCGCCGCCTACGAGGAGTCCCACCCCGGTACGAAGATCACCTTCTCCTTCGCCGGATCACAGGAACTCGCCGCGCAGGTGAAGCAGGGCGCGCCCGCCGATGCACTGGTCACGGCCGACACCAAGACCATGGACGGCCTCAGGGCCGACACCGGCACCCCGGAGATCATCGCGAGGAACCGGCTCGTGATCGCCACGGCCGAGGGCAACCCGGACAAGGTCGACGACCTGAAGGACCTGGCCGATCCCGAGCTGAAGGTCGTGCTCGCCGCCCCCGAGGTCCCCGTCGGGCGCTACAGCAAGAAGATCCTGGACGCCCAGAAGATCTCCGTGAAGCCGGTCTCCCAGGAGCCCAACGTGCGCGCCGTGCTGAGCAAGGTCGAGCTGGGCGAGGCCGACGCCGGCCTCGTCTACAGGACCGACGCGGCCACCGCACCGGACAAGGTCGACGCCGTCGAGATCCCCGACGCGCAGAACGCCATCGCCGAGTACCCCGCCGCCACCCTGAAGACCTCCAGGAACGCCGAGGCCGCGGCAGCGTTCGTCGCATGGCTCTCCTCGCCCGAGGCGCAGAAGATCCTGCGGGACGCGGGCTTCCAGCAGCCCTGA
- a CDS encoding type B 50S ribosomal protein L31 → MQQDKHPDYRPVVFRDRAAGYAFLTRSTATSKQTIEWDDGQTYPVVDVEISSESHPFYTGKARTVDSEGRIAQFERRYGAAGGDTPGAGNAG, encoded by the coding sequence ATGCAGCAGGACAAGCATCCGGACTACCGGCCCGTGGTGTTCCGCGACCGCGCGGCGGGCTACGCCTTCCTCACCCGCTCCACCGCGACGAGCAAACAGACCATCGAGTGGGACGACGGCCAGACCTATCCGGTCGTGGACGTGGAGATCTCCTCGGAGAGCCATCCCTTCTACACGGGCAAGGCCCGGACGGTGGACTCCGAGGGCCGCATCGCCCAGTTCGAACGCCGCTACGGCGCCGCGGGCGGTGACACGCCCGGCGCGGGGAACGCGGGCTGA
- a CDS encoding SGNH/GDSL hydrolase family protein, with translation MSGTEPRLLRYVALGDSQTEGLGDGDDTAGLRGWADRLAEQLARHHPGLRYANLAVRGRLAGEVRAEQLAPALALRPDLVTVVAGVNDLLRPRFDADEVAAHLEAMFAALTAEGARVATLTFPDIARVIPLARPLGSRVTALNDLIRQAARRHGVVVAETGHHPVVTDPRLWSPDRLHASALGHQRIAAAMAHALALPGSDDTWTLPLPAPARPLPAGWRATAAELRWVAAYLGPWLARRLRGRSSGDGRTAKRPHLLAVESPVGTGLGGHPD, from the coding sequence ATGTCCGGTACTGAACCGCGCCTGCTCCGCTATGTCGCCCTGGGCGACAGCCAGACCGAAGGGCTCGGCGACGGCGACGACACCGCCGGACTGCGGGGCTGGGCCGACCGGCTCGCCGAGCAGCTCGCCCGCCACCACCCCGGTCTGCGGTACGCGAACCTGGCCGTACGCGGACGACTGGCCGGCGAGGTCCGGGCCGAACAGCTCGCTCCGGCACTCGCCCTCCGCCCCGACCTCGTCACCGTGGTCGCCGGAGTCAACGACCTGCTGCGACCGAGGTTCGACGCCGACGAGGTCGCCGCCCACCTCGAGGCGATGTTCGCCGCGCTCACCGCGGAGGGCGCCCGCGTCGCCACCCTCACCTTCCCCGACATCGCACGCGTGATCCCGCTCGCCCGGCCGCTCGGCTCCCGCGTCACCGCCCTGAACGACCTCATCCGTCAGGCGGCCCGGCGCCACGGGGTGGTCGTCGCCGAGACCGGACACCATCCCGTCGTCACCGACCCCCGGCTGTGGAGCCCGGACCGGCTGCATGCCAGCGCGCTCGGCCATCAGCGGATCGCCGCCGCCATGGCACACGCTCTCGCACTGCCGGGCAGCGACGACACCTGGACCCTCCCCCTGCCCGCTCCCGCCAGGCCGCTCCCCGCCGGGTGGAGGGCGACCGCGGCGGAACTCCGCTGGGTCGCCGCGTATCTCGGACCCTGGCTGGCCAGACGCCTCCGCGGCCGTTCCTCCGGCGACGGGCGTACCGCCAAGCGCCCCCACCTGCTGGCGGTGGAGAGCCCCGTCGGAACCGGCCTCGGCGGGCACCCGGACTGA
- a CDS encoding ABC transporter permease, whose amino-acid sequence MQQLRRRTDHRSRAPLTLTVPALLAVAFLLLPLIGILARTPWHDLVGHLTTPGTVEALRLSLLVSFWALGLSLVLGVPLAWLLARVPFRGKAFVRSLVLLPMVLPPTVGGVALLLAFGRRGLLGPYLEDWFGITLPFHTSGAVLAATFVAMPFLVISLEGALGGLRPRYEETAASLGASPVRVFLTVTMPMVAPGLIAGAALTWARALGEFGATITFAGNLPGTTQTLPLQVYLLLQEAPEAATSVSLLLLAIAMLVLIALRGRWTGTPADHMAKAVADAAGPDPIGADTVALRDPAGLQDAARLPDTSGLPHTTGLPDPTRNHRSTAGPETAAVPEATAPSPAGTRELWPLHAHVTGFNQLTLDAEPGTTIAVVGPNGAGKTTLLRALLGLTTRAHARLTLGGTDVTELPPHRRGVAWVPQDGALFPHLTALANTAYGLRAHGIPRGEARHEAQEWLDRLGVGHLAHRRPGQLSGGQAQRVALARALAARPRALLLDEPLAALDQTTRARVRHTLRHHLDGFGGVCLIVTHDPVEAVALADRVLVLDDGRALQDAPPEEVTRHPRSPWVARMLGRNAWPGTTTAHGLRLADGGTLVVSDPLPPGTDALAIIAPEAVSVHPERPSGSPRNVWPGTVREITASGSRLRVLITSPSAPDLVAEITPQAAAELGLADGTAVWTSVKATETTLVPR is encoded by the coding sequence ATGCAACAGCTCCGCCGCCGCACAGACCACCGCTCCCGCGCACCGCTCACCCTGACGGTCCCGGCGCTGCTCGCCGTCGCGTTCCTGCTGCTGCCCCTCATCGGCATCCTCGCCCGCACCCCGTGGCACGACCTCGTGGGTCATCTGACCACCCCGGGAACCGTCGAGGCCCTTCGGCTGTCCCTCCTCGTCTCGTTCTGGGCGCTGGGGCTGTCCCTCGTCCTGGGCGTGCCGCTCGCGTGGCTCCTGGCCCGGGTCCCGTTCCGCGGCAAGGCGTTCGTGCGCTCGCTGGTGCTGCTGCCCATGGTGCTGCCGCCGACCGTCGGCGGCGTCGCGCTGCTGCTCGCCTTCGGCCGGCGGGGCCTCCTGGGGCCGTACCTGGAGGACTGGTTCGGCATCACACTGCCCTTCCACACCTCGGGCGCGGTCCTCGCGGCCACCTTCGTCGCGATGCCGTTCCTGGTGATCAGCCTCGAGGGGGCACTGGGCGGTCTGCGGCCCCGCTACGAGGAGACGGCGGCCTCCCTCGGTGCCTCACCCGTGCGGGTCTTCCTCACCGTGACCATGCCCATGGTCGCGCCGGGACTCATCGCCGGAGCCGCCCTGACCTGGGCCCGGGCCCTCGGTGAGTTCGGTGCCACCATCACCTTCGCGGGCAATCTCCCCGGCACCACGCAGACGCTTCCGCTCCAGGTGTACCTGCTTCTGCAGGAAGCGCCCGAGGCGGCCACCTCCGTCTCCCTGCTCCTGCTCGCCATCGCCATGCTGGTGCTCATCGCGCTCAGGGGCCGCTGGACGGGTACGCCCGCCGACCACATGGCCAAGGCCGTGGCCGATGCGGCCGGCCCCGACCCCATCGGTGCCGACACCGTCGCCCTGCGGGACCCTGCCGGTCTTCAGGACGCGGCCCGTCTTCCGGACACCAGCGGCCTTCCGCACACCACCGGTCTTCCGGACCCGACCCGGAATCACCGTTCCACCGCCGGGCCCGAGACCGCCGCAGTCCCCGAGGCCACCGCCCCGTCCCCGGCGGGCACCCGTGAGCTCTGGCCCCTGCACGCCCACGTCACCGGCTTCAACCAGCTGACGCTCGACGCCGAACCCGGCACCACCATCGCCGTCGTCGGCCCCAACGGCGCAGGCAAGACGACCCTCCTCCGGGCGCTGCTCGGCCTCACGACCCGCGCGCACGCCCGACTGACGCTGGGCGGCACGGACGTCACGGAACTACCGCCGCACCGCAGGGGAGTTGCCTGGGTCCCCCAGGACGGAGCCCTGTTCCCGCACCTCACCGCCCTCGCCAACACCGCCTACGGGCTGCGTGCCCACGGCATCCCCCGGGGCGAGGCACGCCACGAGGCCCAGGAGTGGCTGGACCGGCTCGGCGTGGGGCACCTCGCCCACCGCAGACCCGGCCAGCTCTCGGGCGGCCAGGCCCAGCGCGTCGCCCTCGCCCGCGCCCTCGCCGCACGCCCCCGCGCCCTGCTGCTCGACGAACCCCTCGCCGCGCTCGACCAGACCACCCGCGCCCGCGTCCGGCACACCCTCCGGCACCACCTCGACGGCTTCGGAGGCGTCTGCCTCATCGTGACCCACGATCCGGTCGAGGCGGTCGCCCTCGCCGACCGCGTCCTCGTCCTGGACGACGGCCGCGCTCTGCAGGACGCGCCACCGGAGGAGGTCACCCGCCATCCCCGTTCCCCGTGGGTCGCCCGCATGCTCGGCCGCAACGCCTGGCCGGGCACCACCACGGCTCACGGGCTCCGGCTCGCCGACGGCGGCACGCTCGTCGTCTCCGACCCCCTGCCGCCCGGCACGGACGCCCTCGCGATCATCGCCCCCGAAGCCGTCTCCGTACATCCGGAGCGCCCGTCCGGCAGCCCTCGCAACGTGTGGCCCGGTACCGTCCGCGAGATCACCGCCAGCGGCAGCAGGCTCCGGGTGCTCATCACCTCGCCCTCCGCCCCCGACCTGGTGGCCGAGATCACCCCCCAGGCCGCCGCCGAACTCGGCCTTGCCGACGGCACGGCGGTGTGGACCAGCGTCAAGGCCACCGAGACGACCCTGGTGCCCCGCTGA
- a CDS encoding TetR/AcrR family transcriptional regulator, with the protein MARAGLTTERLVRAGAELADEVGFDQVTVSALARRFDVKAASLYSHLRNSQALKTGIALLALEELADRAAEALAGRSGKDALTAFANVYRDYAREHPGRYDAARFRLDPEAAAAGAGGRHAQMMRAILRGYDLAEPDRTHAVRLLGSVFHGYVSLELAGGFSHSAPDSQESWSRSLDALDALLRNWPAP; encoded by the coding sequence GTGGCACGCGCAGGACTCACCACGGAGCGCCTGGTCAGGGCAGGCGCGGAACTGGCCGACGAGGTCGGGTTCGACCAGGTGACCGTGTCGGCGCTCGCCAGGCGGTTCGACGTCAAGGCCGCGAGCCTCTACTCGCACCTGAGGAACTCCCAGGCCCTGAAGACCGGGATCGCCCTGCTCGCGTTGGAGGAACTCGCCGACCGGGCCGCGGAGGCGCTGGCCGGTCGTTCCGGCAAGGACGCCCTGACCGCCTTCGCGAACGTCTACCGCGACTACGCCCGCGAGCATCCGGGCCGGTACGACGCGGCCCGGTTCAGGCTCGACCCGGAGGCAGCGGCCGCCGGCGCGGGCGGCAGACACGCGCAGATGATGCGGGCGATCCTGCGCGGGTACGACCTGGCGGAGCCGGACCGGACGCACGCCGTCCGGCTGCTGGGCAGTGTCTTCCACGGATACGTGAGCCTGGAGCTGGCGGGCGGGTTCAGCCACAGCGCACCCGACTCGCAGGAGTCCTGGTCCCGGTCCCTGGACGCGCTCGACGCCCTGCTGCGCAACTGGCCCGCGCCCTGA
- a CDS encoding alpha/beta fold hydrolase has protein sequence MIPSVHHRTATVDGLDVFYREAGDPQAPTVVLLHGFPTSSHMFRHLIPALADRYHVVAPDHIGFGQSAMPSLDDFPYTFDALTGITAGLLRQLGIDRFAMYVQDYGAPIGWRLALRSPDSVTAIVSQNGNAYEEGFVKPFWDAALAYAQRPGPDTEGPMRGALTPEITRWQYVNGVPDPSLVSPDTWVHDQALLDRPGNDEIQLKLFRDYPTNVDLYPQVHRYFRESRVPLLAVWGANDEIFGPAGAEAFGRDLPHAEIHLLDSGHFALESHLPAIAELMRDFLGRALG, from the coding sequence ATGATCCCCTCGGTCCACCACCGCACCGCCACCGTCGACGGGCTCGACGTCTTCTACCGGGAGGCCGGCGACCCCCAGGCGCCCACCGTGGTGCTGCTCCACGGCTTCCCCACCAGCTCGCACATGTTCCGCCACCTGATCCCCGCGCTCGCCGACCGCTACCACGTCGTCGCGCCCGACCACATCGGGTTCGGACAGTCCGCGATGCCGTCCCTCGATGACTTCCCGTACACCTTCGACGCGCTCACCGGGATCACCGCCGGGCTGCTCCGGCAGCTGGGGATCGACCGCTTCGCGATGTACGTGCAGGACTACGGCGCGCCCATCGGCTGGCGTCTCGCACTCCGGTCCCCCGACAGCGTCACGGCGATCGTCAGCCAGAACGGCAACGCGTACGAGGAGGGCTTCGTCAAGCCCTTCTGGGATGCCGCGCTCGCCTACGCGCAGAGGCCCGGGCCGGACACCGAGGGCCCCATGCGCGGCGCCCTGACCCCGGAGATCACCCGCTGGCAGTACGTGAACGGCGTCCCCGACCCCAGCCTGGTCAGTCCGGACACCTGGGTTCACGACCAGGCGCTGCTCGACCGTCCCGGCAACGACGAGATCCAGCTGAAGCTCTTCCGCGACTACCCCACCAACGTGGACCTCTATCCGCAGGTCCACCGGTACTTCCGCGAATCCCGGGTGCCGCTGCTCGCGGTCTGGGGGGCCAACGACGAGATCTTCGGCCCCGCGGGCGCGGAGGCGTTCGGACGGGACCTCCCCCACGCCGAGATCCATCTGCTGGACTCGGGCCACTTCGCCCTCGAGAGCCACCTCCCGGCCATCGCGGAGCTGATGCGCGACTTCCTCGGCCGCGCCCTCGGGTAG
- a CDS encoding GDSL-type esterase/lipase family protein yields the protein MHHTEQDWISTPLTADLVRGALELERTARGVLPHRLPARARAQCADGQLAMAESQPSGVRLVFRTRATAVELDTLPTKRVYVGAPPRPDGVYDLVVDGRLAGQGSVSGGDTLTVDMTTGTAENRPGPVGTLRFTGMPAVTKTVEIWLPHNETTELVALRTDALVEPAPAAGRKVWLHHGSSISHGSDAASPTTTWPALAAALGGVELINLGLGGGALLDPFTARALRDTPADLISVKIGINVVNTDLMRLRAFAPAVHGFLDTVREGQPTAPLLVVSPILCPIHEDTPGPSAPDLSALSAGRLRFRAAGDPAERASGKLTLRVIRDELARIVEERAAEDPNLHHLDGRALYGEADSAELPLPDDLHPDAATHRRIGERFARLAFTAGGPLAGSDL from the coding sequence ATGCACCACACCGAGCAAGACTGGATCTCCACGCCCCTCACCGCCGACCTCGTCCGCGGTGCCCTCGAACTGGAGCGCACCGCCCGCGGTGTGCTGCCCCACCGGCTTCCCGCCCGGGCCCGCGCGCAGTGCGCGGACGGACAGCTCGCCATGGCGGAGTCCCAACCCTCCGGCGTACGGCTGGTGTTCCGTACCCGGGCCACCGCCGTGGAACTGGACACCCTCCCCACCAAGCGGGTGTACGTGGGTGCCCCGCCCCGCCCGGACGGCGTGTACGACCTGGTCGTCGACGGTCGACTCGCCGGCCAGGGCAGTGTGTCCGGCGGTGACACACTGACCGTCGACATGACCACGGGCACCGCCGAGAACCGGCCGGGCCCGGTGGGCACCCTCCGCTTCACCGGAATGCCCGCGGTCACGAAGACCGTCGAGATCTGGTTGCCGCACAACGAGACCACGGAACTCGTCGCCCTGCGCACCGACGCACTCGTCGAGCCCGCGCCGGCCGCGGGGCGCAAGGTGTGGCTGCACCACGGCAGTTCGATCAGCCACGGTTCCGACGCCGCGAGCCCCACCACCACGTGGCCCGCGCTCGCCGCCGCCCTCGGCGGCGTCGAACTGATCAACCTCGGACTGGGTGGCGGTGCCCTGCTCGACCCCTTCACCGCCCGCGCCCTGCGGGACACCCCGGCGGACCTGATCAGCGTCAAGATCGGCATCAACGTGGTCAACACGGACCTGATGCGACTGCGCGCCTTCGCCCCGGCCGTCCACGGCTTCCTCGACACGGTCCGCGAAGGGCAGCCCACCGCACCACTGCTGGTCGTCTCGCCGATCCTGTGCCCCATCCACGAGGACACTCCCGGTCCGAGCGCCCCGGACCTCAGCGCGCTCAGCGCCGGACGACTGCGCTTCCGCGCCGCCGGCGACCCCGCGGAGCGTGCGAGCGGAAAGCTGACCCTGCGCGTCATCCGGGACGAGTTGGCGCGCATCGTGGAAGAGCGGGCGGCCGAGGATCCGAACCTTCACCACCTCGACGGCCGCGCGCTCTACGGTGAGGCCGACTCCGCCGAACTGCCCCTCCCGGACGACCTCCACCCGGACGCCGCCACCCACCGGCGCATCGGCGAACGCTTCGCCCGGCTCGCCTTCACCGCCGGGGGCCCACTGGCCGGGTCCGACCTCTGA
- a CDS encoding response regulator transcription factor, with product MSLTLTTPDVEAPALAPRERETLRHIAAGRTYVQTARHMGLSKHTVDAYLRRIRAKLNINTTAELTRLAISLGL from the coding sequence ATGAGCCTCACCCTCACCACCCCGGACGTCGAAGCCCCCGCCCTGGCCCCGCGCGAGCGCGAGACGCTGCGCCATATCGCCGCAGGTCGCACCTATGTGCAGACGGCCCGCCACATGGGCCTCTCCAAGCACACCGTCGACGCCTACCTCCGGCGGATCCGGGCCAAGCTCAACATCAACACCACCGCCGAACTCACCCGACTGGCCATCTCCCTGGGGCTGTGA